A portion of the Phacochoerus africanus isolate WHEZ1 chromosome 5, ROS_Pafr_v1, whole genome shotgun sequence genome contains these proteins:
- the SOWAHC gene encoding ankyrin repeat domain-containing protein SOWAHC has translation MESPAECGPPAPQAELEQPVGGALGGTPELRAGARGRLREPGYVDTDPSDPADGIPSAPLGRRPRGGPAEEGGRPETPSDAPLGPRPGRPAPRDPAAGGSPQLRRGPGGADGGTEEESAGALTLDPLEHAWMLSAADGRWDSLEGLLACEPGLLAKRDFITGFTCLHWAAKHGRQELLALLVRFAGQHRLPVNINARTSCGYTALHLAAMHGHVEVVKLLVGAYDADVDVRDYSGRKASQYLSPSTAEEIRTLVGALDEDDGESNVGSGGGRWRLSKVLPSHLISGRLSHALEDSGDHHHHHHHHHHHHLAEGPAVGKAKEPSRKASGSTSGRMKPRLNKIRFRTQIIHTTPSFRDPEQPLEEGEDIEEDRSLKGHSSSFKLRPKSNVFG, from the coding sequence ATGGAGAGCCCGGCGGAGTGCGGACCCCCGGCCCCGCAAGCCGAGCTGGAGCAACCCGTCGGAGGCGCCCTGGGCGGGACTCCCGAACTGCGCGCGGGCGCCCGCGGCCGTCTCAGGGAGCCGGGGTACGTGGATACCGACCCTTCGGACCCGGCGGACGGCATCCCGAGCGCGCCCCTCGGGAGGCGGCCCCGCGGGGGCCCCGCGGAGGAAGGCGGGAGGCCCGAGACGCCGAGTGATGCGCCCCTTGGGCCGCGGCCGGGCCGCCCGGCGCCCCGGGACCCGGCGGCGGGCGGCTCCCCGCAGCTGCGGCGCGGCCCGGGGGGCGCGGACGGCGGGACCGAGGAGGAGAGCGCGGGCGCGCTGACGCTGGACCCTCTAGAGCACGCGTGGATGCTGTCGGCCGCCGACGGTCGCTGGGACAGCCTGGAGGGGCTGCTGGCCTGTGAGCCCGGCCTGCTGGCCAAGCGCGACTTCATCACCGGCTTTACCTGCCTGCACTGGGCGGCCAAGCACGGCCGGCAGGAGCTGCTGGCCCTGCTAGTGCGCTTCGCGGGCCAGCACCGGCTGCCGGTGAACATCAACGCGCGCACGAGCTGTGGCTACACCGCACTGCACTTGGCGGCCATGCACGGGCACGTGGAGGTGGTGAAGCTGCTGGTGGGGGCCTACGACGCGGACGTAGACGTGCGCGACTACAGCGGCAGGAAGGCCTCGCAGTACCTGAGCCCGAGTACCGCCGAGGAGATCCGGACCCTGGTGGGCGCCCTGGACGAGGACGATGGCGAGAGCAACGTGGGCAGCGGGGGAGGGCGCTGGAGGCTCTCGAAGGTGCTGCCATCGCACCTCATCTCCGGCAGGCTCTCCCACGCCCTGGAGGACAGCGGggaccatcaccaccaccaccaccaccaccaccaccaccacctggcTGAGGGACCGGCTGTGGGCAAAGCAAAGGAGCCAAGTCGCAAAGCCTCAGGCAGCACTAGTGGGCGGATGAAGCCCAGACTTAACAAAATCCGTTTCCGAACCCAGATCATCCACACCACACCCTCTTTCAGAGACCCGGAGCAGCccctggaggaaggggaggacaTAGAGGAGGACCGGTCTCTCAAAGGCCACTCATCCTCATTCAAATTGAGGCCCAAGTCCAATGTATTTGggtaa